The genome window TTCTCGTAGACCTCCCCGACGATCCCCTCGCGCCGGTGGATCCGCTCGGTGGCCGCCAGCTCCAGGGCCGAACCCGCCACCGCCATCCGGCGGGCGGGCCCGGCCTGGGCGACCGGTGTGGTGATCATGCCCATGCCGCCCGCGCTCGCCACCGCGCTGCCTGCGAAGACGAACGGCAGCTCCCGGTGCATCTCGTGCCAGGCGGGCACTGCCGTGTCCGACAGCAGCACCGCGGTGTAGGTGGTCATCGCCGGGGCGATGACGCCCGCGACCCCGGCGCTCAGCCGTCCCAGCGTGGGCAGGTACCCGGTGACATCGCTGGCCGCGGCGGCGCCGGCCAGCGCGGAGAACGGCGCCAGGATCCACGAGCCGACGCTCAGCGGCGAGGTCGGCTTGAACACGCGCAGCATGTTGAGGAACCGGGTCGGCCTGCCCAGGTCGTGCACCAGCGCGACCACGCTCGCCGTGGCGCCGACGGCGGCGGTGATGCGGCCGTTGCGCGCCAGCGTCGGCCTGCCGGTCAGCTCGGCCAGCAGCGCCATCGTCGACGACGAGCCCGCCAGACCGCCCATGTAGAGGTAGGCCGGGACGTCGGGGACCTTCCACACCGGCTCCTTGAGCACCGGTTTGCCGTAGTACGAGCGGAAATCGGCGCTGGTATCCACTTCGGTCACTTCTTCCTCCCCAGGAAGCAGCCCGCGACGAGCGCGGCGCCGGTGGCCGCCGCAGCGGCCGCGCACCGCCACATCGACGGCAGGTCCCGCGTGGTGACCACCGGGTCCGGCGGCAGCCCGTAGACCTCGGGCTCGTCGAGCAGCAGGAAGAACGCGCCGTCACCGCCGACGCCGTCGTCGGGCTCGTGCCCGTAGAGCCTCGCCTCGGTCACGCCCTGGGCGTGCAGCTCGTCCACCCTCGCCGCCGCGCGCTCCCGCAGCTCCTCCAGCGGGCCGTACTGGATGGACTCGGTCGGGCAAGCCGTCGCGCACGCCGGTGCCAGCCCGGCGCCCTGCCG of Saccharopolyspora erythraea contains these proteins:
- the nrfD gene encoding NrfD/PsrC family molybdoenzyme membrane anchor subunit, yielding MTEVDTSADFRSYYGKPVLKEPVWKVPDVPAYLYMGGLAGSSSTMALLAELTGRPTLARNGRITAAVGATASVVALVHDLGRPTRFLNMLRVFKPTSPLSVGSWILAPFSALAGAAAASDVTGYLPTLGRLSAGVAGVIAPAMTTYTAVLLSDTAVPAWHEMHRELPFVFAGSAVASAGGMGMITTPVAQAGPARRMAVAGSALELAATERIHRREGIVGEVYEKGRAGKVLRMAKALTVAGAATALLAGRSRTIAVASGLCLTVAGVATRYGVFAAGRVSARDPRYTIVPQRERKSAEERLGAMD